Proteins co-encoded in one Kutzneria chonburiensis genomic window:
- the lhgO gene encoding L-2-hydroxyglutarate oxidase, protein MRESDVVVVGGGIVGLATAHELAVNRGRSVTVLEKETTWAAHQTGHNSGVIHAGLYYKPGSLKARMCVTGNAAMVRFAREHGIPHEVGGKLVVAITADEVPRLQVLADRAAANGVPARMIDAAEAREYEPEVACVRALRVESTGIIDYGRVCQVLADRLVDHGAQLRGGSPALAIRNSSTGIEVATPTGVVRGKVLVNCAGLQADRVARLAGRRPAARIVPFRGEYYELRPEARGLVRGLVYPVPDPALPFLGVHLTRGIDGSVHAGPNAVLALRREGYRWRDVSVTDILDTATFPGTWKLARKYARTGVDEVLRSLSRARFAASLARLAPRIQPDDIVRAGAGVRAQAMLPDGSLVDDFLFELAPRQVHVLNAPSPAATSSLQIGEHIAEKVVDQLL, encoded by the coding sequence GTGCGCGAATCGGATGTGGTGGTCGTCGGCGGCGGCATCGTTGGTCTGGCGACCGCGCACGAGCTGGCGGTCAACCGGGGCCGGTCGGTGACCGTGCTGGAGAAGGAGACCACCTGGGCGGCCCACCAGACCGGGCACAACAGCGGCGTGATCCACGCCGGCCTGTACTACAAGCCGGGCAGCCTGAAGGCCCGGATGTGCGTGACCGGCAACGCCGCCATGGTGCGCTTCGCCCGTGAGCACGGCATTCCGCACGAGGTCGGCGGCAAGCTGGTCGTCGCGATCACGGCGGACGAGGTGCCCCGGCTCCAGGTGCTGGCCGACCGGGCCGCGGCCAACGGCGTGCCGGCCCGCATGATCGACGCGGCGGAGGCCCGCGAGTACGAGCCCGAGGTGGCCTGTGTGCGGGCGCTTCGGGTGGAGAGCACCGGCATCATCGACTACGGCCGGGTCTGCCAGGTGCTGGCCGACCGGCTCGTCGACCACGGTGCACAGCTGCGCGGCGGCAGCCCGGCGCTGGCCATCCGCAACTCCTCCACCGGCATCGAAGTGGCCACGCCGACCGGTGTGGTGCGGGGCAAGGTCCTGGTCAACTGCGCCGGCTTGCAGGCCGACCGGGTGGCCCGGCTGGCCGGCCGCCGTCCCGCGGCCCGGATCGTGCCGTTCCGCGGCGAGTACTACGAGCTCCGGCCCGAGGCCCGCGGCCTGGTGCGCGGTCTGGTCTACCCGGTGCCCGACCCGGCGCTGCCGTTCCTGGGCGTGCACCTCACGCGGGGCATCGACGGCAGCGTGCACGCCGGCCCCAACGCCGTGCTTGCGCTGCGTCGCGAGGGATACCGCTGGCGTGACGTCTCGGTGACCGACATCCTCGACACCGCAACGTTTCCCGGCACCTGGAAGCTGGCCCGCAAGTACGCCCGCACCGGCGTGGACGAGGTGCTGCGGTCGCTGTCACGGGCCCGGTTCGCGGCCAGCCTGGCCCGGCTGGCGCCCCGCATCCAGCCCGACGACATCGTGCGGGCCGGGGCCGGCGTCCGGGCCCAGGCGATGCTGCCCGACGGCTCGCTGGTCGACGACTTCCTGTTCGAGCTGGCCCCGCGGCAGGTGCACGTGCTCAACGCCCCGTCGCCGGCCGCGACGAGCTCGTTGCAGATCGGCGAGCACATCGCCGAGAAAGTGGTGGACCAGCTTCTCTAG
- a CDS encoding glycosyltransferase → MPGKAAAATGQAPAPAVGKVDETRFAEHTPHGRLTAQRGLYAGPAPIVSKDLYAEVLWGSVVRDRAAVVLEPMSKVSGNTYFGRFPASYWQRWTTATEVRVEAVVTGSGQLSVGASDTEGEPRVVVAEVVTDVKNRTLSLSAKLDKFHDGGALWLDLETEGGQTLRLEQVRWTVEAPETLRPTAVTICTMNRADDCLKNLQALAADLASLETLDAIYVADQGTDLVESRDGFAQAAKDLGDKLHYIKQPNLGGAGGFTRGLYEVAGHTVTEHANVLFMDDDVLLEPDLVIRMTAFANRQANPVIVGGQMLNLLHPNQLHVGAEYANLNVLQPGLPVEHSLTTADLLGIDEETLKPNRQERRLDAGYNGWWSCLIPYEVVKAIGYPLPFFFQWDDAEYSYRARAHGFPTVTLPGAGVWHADFHWKDWDEWHRYFNLRNSIITAALHSPFNTTLLARVLVGHLVRYLLSMQYGLSATLIKAVEDFLAGPEILRDGGVEAMKEIRRIRDQYPETKRHKPTEVPGVASNDISIINAAPKPSLQRLVLIKRILDRILGRTRHSLGAIPVDEASWWHVAQFDTAIVTDASQEGVRVRTYDRAKMIDLAIRGAKVVNRLRKEGPAVRAQYKRAMPELTSRENWQRLYNL, encoded by the coding sequence ATGCCCGGCAAAGCAGCTGCTGCCACCGGACAGGCGCCGGCCCCGGCAGTGGGCAAGGTCGACGAGACTCGGTTCGCCGAGCACACGCCGCACGGCCGGCTCACCGCCCAGCGCGGCCTGTACGCGGGCCCGGCGCCGATCGTCAGCAAGGACCTCTACGCCGAAGTCCTGTGGGGCTCGGTGGTGCGTGACCGCGCCGCGGTCGTGCTCGAGCCGATGTCGAAGGTCTCCGGCAACACGTACTTCGGGCGGTTCCCGGCCAGCTACTGGCAGCGCTGGACGACCGCGACCGAGGTGCGGGTCGAGGCCGTCGTCACCGGCTCCGGCCAGCTCTCGGTCGGCGCGTCCGACACCGAGGGCGAGCCGCGCGTGGTGGTCGCCGAGGTCGTGACCGACGTCAAGAACCGCACGTTGTCGCTGTCGGCCAAGCTGGACAAGTTCCACGACGGCGGCGCGCTGTGGCTGGACCTGGAGACCGAGGGCGGCCAGACGCTGCGTCTCGAGCAGGTGCGCTGGACCGTGGAGGCGCCGGAGACCCTGCGCCCCACCGCGGTCACCATCTGCACGATGAACCGGGCCGACGACTGCCTCAAGAACCTCCAGGCGCTGGCCGCCGACCTGGCGTCGCTGGAGACGCTGGACGCGATCTACGTCGCCGACCAGGGCACCGACCTGGTCGAGTCCCGTGACGGCTTCGCCCAGGCGGCCAAGGACCTCGGCGACAAGCTGCACTACATCAAGCAGCCCAACCTCGGCGGCGCCGGCGGCTTCACCCGCGGTCTGTACGAGGTGGCCGGGCACACCGTCACCGAGCACGCCAACGTCCTGTTCATGGACGACGACGTGCTGCTGGAGCCGGACCTGGTCATCCGCATGACCGCGTTCGCCAACCGGCAGGCCAACCCGGTCATCGTCGGTGGCCAGATGCTCAACCTGCTGCACCCCAACCAGCTGCACGTGGGCGCGGAGTACGCCAACCTCAACGTGCTCCAGCCGGGTCTGCCGGTCGAGCACAGCCTCACCACCGCCGACCTGCTCGGCATCGACGAGGAGACGCTCAAGCCGAACCGGCAGGAGCGCCGCCTCGACGCCGGCTACAACGGCTGGTGGTCGTGCCTGATCCCGTACGAGGTGGTCAAGGCGATCGGCTACCCGCTGCCGTTCTTCTTCCAGTGGGACGACGCCGAGTACAGCTACCGGGCCCGGGCCCACGGCTTCCCGACGGTGACGCTGCCGGGCGCCGGCGTGTGGCACGCGGACTTCCACTGGAAGGACTGGGACGAGTGGCACCGGTACTTCAACCTGCGTAACTCGATCATCACCGCGGCCCTGCACTCGCCGTTCAACACGACGCTGCTGGCCCGCGTGCTGGTCGGCCACCTGGTCCGCTACCTGCTCAGCATGCAGTACGGCCTGTCGGCCACGCTGATCAAGGCGGTCGAGGACTTCCTGGCCGGGCCGGAGATCCTGCGCGACGGCGGCGTCGAGGCGATGAAGGAGATCCGGCGTATCCGGGACCAGTACCCGGAGACCAAGCGGCACAAGCCGACCGAGGTGCCCGGTGTCGCGTCCAACGACATCAGCATCATCAACGCGGCGCCGAAGCCCAGCCTCCAGCGGCTGGTGCTGATCAAGCGCATCCTGGACCGGATCCTCGGCCGCACCCGGCACTCGCTGGGCGCGATCCCGGTGGACGAGGCTTCCTGGTGGCACGTCGCGCAGTTCGACACCGCGATCGTCACCGACGCCTCGCAGGAGGGCGTGCGGGTCCGGACCTACGACCGGGCCAAGATGATCGATCTGGCCATCCGCGGCGCGAAGGTGGTCAACCGCCTGCGCAAGGAAGGCCCGGCGGTGCGCGCCCAGTACAAGCGCGCGATGCCGGAGCTGACCAGCCGGGAGAACTGGCAGCGCCTGTACAACCTCTGA
- a CDS encoding NAD-dependent epimerase/dehydratase family protein: MRVMVTGGAGFIGSNLVDRLELDGHEVVVVDDLRRGRKENLANAAAEFIELDVTGPHVDDVVASAAPEVIFHLAAQIDVRLSVCRPVEDAQQNVLGALNVAEAARRHGTRKIVFASSGGAIYGAPERLPVAETAPIEPRSPYAAAKVSIEVYLNTYRRLHGLDCTHLALANVYGPRQHAVGEAGVVAVFAERMLAGRPTKVFGDGGNTRDYVYVDDVVTAFATAAGTVGGGQRYNIGTGIQTSDLELHTLVAKAVGGAAEPEFAPSRLGDVRASALDSAAARRDLGWQPTVDLDEGVRRTVRHFRR; encoded by the coding sequence ATGCGCGTGATGGTCACCGGTGGCGCCGGCTTCATCGGCTCGAACCTCGTCGATCGGCTCGAACTCGACGGGCACGAGGTGGTGGTCGTCGACGACCTTCGTCGTGGCCGCAAGGAAAACCTGGCCAACGCGGCCGCCGAATTCATCGAACTGGACGTGACCGGTCCTCACGTGGACGACGTGGTGGCGTCGGCCGCGCCGGAGGTGATCTTCCACCTGGCCGCCCAGATCGACGTGCGGCTCAGCGTCTGCCGGCCGGTCGAGGACGCGCAGCAGAACGTGCTCGGCGCGCTCAACGTGGCCGAGGCGGCCCGCCGGCACGGCACCCGCAAGATCGTGTTCGCCTCCTCGGGCGGGGCCATCTACGGCGCGCCGGAGCGGCTGCCGGTGGCCGAGACCGCGCCCATCGAACCGCGTTCGCCCTACGCGGCGGCCAAGGTCAGCATCGAGGTGTACCTGAACACCTACCGGCGGTTACACGGACTCGACTGCACCCACCTCGCGCTGGCCAACGTGTACGGGCCGCGGCAGCACGCGGTCGGCGAGGCCGGTGTGGTCGCGGTGTTCGCCGAGCGGATGCTGGCCGGCCGGCCGACCAAGGTCTTCGGCGACGGCGGCAACACCCGGGACTACGTCTACGTCGACGACGTGGTGACCGCGTTCGCCACCGCGGCCGGGACGGTCGGCGGAGGACAGCGTTACAACATCGGTACCGGCATCCAGACCTCCGATCTGGAGCTGCACACCCTCGTGGCCAAGGCGGTCGGCGGGGCTGCCGAGCCCGAATTCGCGCCATCCCGGCTGGGCGACGTGCGGGCCTCCGCCCTGGACTCGGCGGCCGCCCGCCGGGATCTCGGCTGGCAGCCCACCGTGGACCTGGACGAGGGCGTGCGGCGCACCGTGCGGCACTTTCGCCGCTGA
- a CDS encoding glycosyltransferase family 4 protein has protein sequence MHLVDVPSCYPPHRGGLELYAQEMHRHLLAADPDLRITVLTSELGAKPGVEVVNDRYKIVRWKAWQPVSPYPVPKPGFMNLLRQHCAGPEKPVLMTHTRFFYHAALVSRFAQRNGLRRVHIEHGASPVESGNKLIRLVADTVDHTIARHVLGKADAVVAVSESAKKFVRDLSGVESVSVYRGMELPDGLRSEPVTEPPTLGFVGRLINGKGTADMLTAVAMLRDSGQVVQVRICGDGPARSALDEQVRELRLTDQVTFLGAVDHATALREIATCTVFVNPSWTEGLGGTVLEAAALGAAVVATEVGGVPEIVTNGETGWLVPPKEPATLADTLREALANPARRAEYGELLRKTTEQKFNWDNAVAVISALLRGEPVPTTA, from the coding sequence ATGCACCTGGTCGACGTGCCGTCCTGCTACCCGCCGCATCGCGGTGGCCTGGAACTCTACGCACAGGAGATGCACCGCCACCTGCTCGCCGCCGACCCCGACCTGCGCATCACCGTGCTCACCTCGGAGCTGGGGGCGAAGCCGGGTGTCGAGGTCGTCAACGACCGCTACAAGATCGTGCGGTGGAAGGCCTGGCAGCCGGTGTCGCCCTACCCCGTGCCCAAGCCGGGGTTCATGAACCTGCTGCGCCAGCACTGCGCCGGCCCGGAGAAGCCGGTGCTGATGACGCACACCCGGTTCTTCTACCACGCGGCCCTGGTCAGCCGGTTCGCCCAGCGCAACGGCCTGCGCCGGGTGCACATCGAGCACGGCGCGAGCCCGGTGGAGAGCGGCAACAAGCTCATCCGGCTGGTCGCCGACACGGTCGACCACACGATTGCCCGGCACGTGCTGGGCAAGGCCGATGCCGTGGTCGCGGTGTCCGAGTCGGCCAAGAAGTTCGTGCGCGACCTGTCCGGGGTCGAGTCGGTCTCGGTCTACCGCGGCATGGAGCTGCCGGACGGCCTGCGGTCCGAGCCGGTCACCGAGCCGCCCACGCTGGGTTTCGTCGGCCGTCTGATCAACGGCAAGGGCACCGCCGACATGCTGACCGCGGTGGCCATGCTGCGCGACAGCGGCCAGGTCGTGCAGGTGCGGATCTGCGGCGACGGCCCGGCCCGGTCGGCGCTGGACGAGCAGGTACGCGAGCTGCGGCTGACCGACCAGGTGACCTTCCTGGGCGCGGTCGACCACGCCACCGCGCTGCGTGAGATCGCCACCTGCACGGTGTTCGTCAACCCGAGCTGGACCGAGGGTCTTGGCGGCACGGTGCTCGAGGCGGCGGCGCTGGGCGCGGCCGTGGTGGCCACCGAGGTCGGCGGCGTGCCGGAGATCGTCACCAATGGCGAGACCGGCTGGCTGGTGCCGCCCAAGGAGCCGGCCACGCTGGCCGACACCCTGCGCGAGGCGCTGGCCAACCCGGCCCGGCGGGCCGAGTACGGCGAGCTGCTGCGCAAGACCACCGAGCAGAAGTTCAACTGGGACAACGCGGTGGCGGTCATCTCCGCGCTGCTGCGCGGCGAACCGGTGCCCACCACCGCGTGA
- a CDS encoding HAD family hydrolase, whose amino-acid sequence MQKPRLVASDVDGTLLTPAEDVSPRTAAVIARVLADGVPFVLVTGRPPRWVPRVAELAGVAGYAVCANGAVLYDIGADRVIDKTELEPVALQEYARALARAMPGCKLATERVGASSMDGADEQFLAEPGYTHPWPNPDSAAAPLGQVLGKAAIKLLARHPKMTSGQMAEAAEAVLGDEVAVTYSSSDGLIEIAAAGVTKATGLADVAQRLGVEAADVVAFGDMPNDVSMLSWAGHGVAMANAHPQAVAAADEVTGPNGEDGVALVLERWF is encoded by the coding sequence GTGCAGAAGCCCCGACTTGTCGCCTCCGACGTGGACGGCACATTGCTCACTCCGGCCGAGGACGTGAGCCCCCGAACGGCCGCCGTGATCGCCCGCGTGCTGGCCGACGGGGTGCCGTTCGTGCTGGTCACCGGCCGTCCGCCGCGGTGGGTGCCGCGGGTCGCCGAGCTGGCCGGCGTTGCCGGCTACGCGGTGTGCGCGAACGGCGCGGTGCTCTATGACATCGGAGCCGATCGTGTGATCGACAAAACCGAATTGGAGCCGGTGGCGCTCCAGGAATATGCACGTGCATTGGCGAGGGCCATGCCCGGCTGCAAGCTGGCCACCGAACGCGTCGGCGCCTCGTCGATGGACGGGGCCGACGAGCAGTTCCTGGCCGAGCCCGGCTACACCCACCCCTGGCCCAACCCCGACTCGGCCGCCGCCCCGCTCGGCCAGGTGCTGGGCAAGGCGGCGATCAAGCTGCTGGCCCGGCACCCGAAGATGACCAGCGGGCAGATGGCCGAGGCGGCCGAGGCGGTGCTGGGCGACGAGGTCGCCGTCACGTACTCCAGCAGCGACGGCCTGATCGAGATCGCCGCCGCCGGTGTGACCAAGGCGACCGGACTGGCCGACGTGGCGCAGCGGCTCGGCGTCGAGGCGGCCGACGTGGTCGCCTTCGGCGACATGCCCAACGACGTGTCCATGCTGTCCTGGGCCGGGCACGGCGTGGCGATGGCCAACGCGCATCCGCAGGCCGTCGCGGCGGCCGACGAGGTGACCGGGCCCAACGGCGAGGACGGTGTGGCGCTCGTCCTGGAACGCTGGTTCTGA
- the glf gene encoding UDP-galactopyranose mutase — MSFSGYDLIVVGSGFFGLTVAERAATQLNKRVLILDRRDHLGGNAYSEAEPETGIEVHRYGAHLFHTSNKRVWEYVNQFTEFTNYQHRVFARAKGQVYSFPMNLGLINQFFGKSHTPDEARELIAKQASEFDSATAANLEEKAISLIGRPLYETFVKDYTTKQWETEPTELSPAIITRLPVRYTFNNRYFNDLYEGLPVDGYTAWLTKMADHPNIEVRLNTDYFDVRDQIPAKTLTVFTGPLDKYFDYAAGELGWRTLDFEMEVLPVGDFQGTSVMNYNDGDVRYTRIHEFRHFHPERDYPTDKTVIVREYSRFAVSGDEPYYPIDSEENRAKLLQYRELAKAEAAEKNILFGGRLGTYKYLDMHMAIGSALSMFDNKISPYFVEGRTPSGSLED; from the coding sequence GTGAGCTTCTCGGGCTATGACCTGATTGTCGTCGGTTCTGGATTCTTCGGCCTTACCGTGGCCGAGCGTGCCGCCACGCAGCTGAACAAGCGTGTGCTGATCCTCGACCGCCGTGACCACCTCGGCGGCAACGCCTACTCGGAGGCCGAGCCCGAGACAGGCATCGAGGTGCACCGCTACGGCGCCCACCTGTTCCACACCTCGAACAAGCGGGTGTGGGAGTACGTGAACCAGTTCACCGAGTTCACGAACTACCAGCACCGCGTGTTCGCCAGGGCCAAGGGCCAGGTCTACTCCTTCCCGATGAACCTGGGTCTGATCAACCAGTTCTTCGGCAAGTCGCACACGCCGGACGAGGCCCGCGAGCTGATCGCCAAGCAGGCGTCGGAGTTCGACAGCGCCACCGCGGCCAACCTCGAGGAGAAGGCGATCTCGCTGATCGGCCGTCCCCTCTACGAGACCTTCGTCAAGGACTACACGACCAAGCAGTGGGAGACCGAGCCGACCGAGCTGTCGCCGGCCATCATCACCCGCCTCCCGGTCCGCTACACGTTCAACAACCGGTACTTCAACGACCTGTACGAGGGTCTGCCGGTCGACGGCTACACCGCCTGGCTGACCAAGATGGCCGACCACCCGAACATCGAGGTGCGGCTGAACACCGACTACTTCGACGTGCGCGACCAGATCCCGGCCAAGACGCTGACCGTCTTCACCGGCCCGCTGGACAAGTACTTCGACTACGCCGCGGGCGAGCTGGGCTGGCGCACGCTGGACTTCGAGATGGAGGTCCTGCCGGTCGGCGACTTCCAGGGCACCTCCGTCATGAACTACAACGACGGCGACGTCCGCTACACCCGGATCCACGAGTTCCGCCACTTCCACCCGGAGCGGGACTACCCGACCGACAAGACGGTCATCGTGCGTGAGTACTCGCGGTTCGCGGTGAGCGGCGACGAGCCGTACTACCCGATCGACAGCGAGGAGAACCGGGCCAAGCTGCTGCAGTACCGGGAGCTGGCCAAGGCCGAGGCGGCCGAGAAGAACATCCTGTTCGGCGGGCGCCTCGGCACCTACAAGTACCTTGACATGCACATGGCCATCGGCTCGGCGCTGAGCATGTTCGACAACAAGATCAGTCCGTACTTCGTCGAGGGCCGTACCCCGAGCGGCTCGCTCGAGGACTGA
- a CDS encoding LLM class flavin-dependent oxidoreductase encodes MRVGIVILPEHRWWVAEPKWRTAEEYGFDHAWTYDHLGWRSLVDGPWFGAVPTLTAAAMVTSRIRLGMMVASPNFRHPVSFARDLITLDDVSDGRFTLGVGAGGLGGYDSEVLGQQPLTAGQRAGRFEEFVELLDRQLTTPRTTWAGEWYEAVEARSAPGCVQSPRVPFVVAANGPRTMRLAARFGNGWVTTGTDKRDDVDQWWRGVAEASGRMDDALAATDRRLGKLDRYLQADACPTFVLSSRGLYEDTLGRAAELGFTDVVAPWPRHDGVYAGAEAVLEDVAAEVLPKLVT; translated from the coding sequence GTGCGCGTTGGCATTGTGATCCTCCCCGAACACCGCTGGTGGGTGGCCGAGCCGAAGTGGCGGACGGCCGAGGAGTACGGGTTCGACCACGCCTGGACCTACGACCACCTGGGCTGGCGGTCGCTGGTGGACGGGCCGTGGTTCGGCGCGGTACCCACGCTCACCGCGGCCGCCATGGTCACCTCCCGGATCCGGCTGGGCATGATGGTCGCCTCGCCGAACTTCCGGCACCCGGTGTCCTTCGCCCGCGATCTGATCACCCTGGACGACGTGTCCGACGGCCGGTTCACGCTGGGCGTCGGCGCGGGCGGGCTGGGTGGCTACGACAGCGAGGTGCTGGGCCAGCAGCCGCTGACCGCGGGCCAGCGGGCCGGCCGGTTCGAGGAGTTCGTCGAACTGCTGGACAGGCAGCTGACCACGCCGAGGACCACGTGGGCCGGCGAGTGGTACGAGGCGGTGGAGGCGCGGTCCGCGCCCGGCTGCGTGCAGTCGCCGCGGGTGCCGTTCGTGGTCGCGGCCAACGGACCGCGGACCATGCGGCTGGCCGCCCGCTTCGGCAACGGCTGGGTCACCACCGGCACCGACAAGCGGGACGACGTGGACCAGTGGTGGCGGGGCGTGGCCGAGGCCTCGGGGCGGATGGACGACGCACTGGCCGCCACCGACCGCCGTCTCGGCAAGCTGGATCGATACCTCCAGGCCGATGCCTGCCCGACCTTCGTGCTGTCCAGCCGCGGCCTGTACGAGGACACCCTCGGCCGGGCGGCCGAGCTGGGCTTCACCGATGTGGTCGCGCCCTGGCCCCGCCACGACGGCGTCTACGCCGGCGCGGAGGCCGTGCTGGAGGACGTCGCCGCCGAGGTGCTGCCCAAACTTGTCACCTGA
- a CDS encoding glycosyltransferase family 2 protein: MGGRRVLIVVPAWNEEEAVGETVREIRAALPGTDILVVDDGSTDLTAAVARQAGALVLELPYNLGVGGAMRAGFRYAVRHDYDAAVQVDADGQHDPTEVPTLVAGLDHADLVIGARFAGEGAYHVKGPRKWAMAVLRIVLSWVSGTKLTDTTSGFKASGRRILPLFAEYYPVEYLGDTIEALVIASRAGCKIAQVPAHMRERRAGNPSHSPLKAAVYLFRAGFALLLALIRKWDVSVRTTQLASVAQKDAVA; encoded by the coding sequence ATGGGTGGCCGTCGCGTGCTGATCGTCGTGCCCGCCTGGAACGAAGAGGAGGCTGTCGGCGAGACCGTGCGTGAGATCCGCGCGGCACTGCCCGGCACCGACATCCTCGTGGTCGACGACGGGTCGACCGACCTGACGGCCGCAGTGGCCCGGCAGGCCGGCGCCCTCGTGCTCGAGCTCCCCTACAACCTCGGCGTCGGCGGCGCGATGCGGGCGGGCTTCCGCTACGCCGTGCGCCACGACTACGACGCCGCCGTCCAGGTCGACGCCGACGGCCAGCACGACCCGACCGAGGTGCCCACCCTGGTGGCCGGCCTCGACCACGCCGACCTCGTGATCGGCGCGCGGTTCGCCGGCGAGGGCGCGTACCACGTCAAGGGCCCGCGCAAGTGGGCCATGGCGGTGCTGCGGATCGTGCTGTCCTGGGTGTCCGGGACCAAGCTGACCGACACCACCTCCGGCTTCAAGGCCAGCGGCCGGCGGATCCTGCCGCTGTTCGCCGAGTACTACCCCGTGGAGTACCTGGGCGACACCATCGAGGCCCTGGTCATCGCCTCCCGGGCCGGCTGCAAGATCGCCCAGGTGCCGGCGCACATGCGCGAGCGCCGGGCCGGCAACCCCAGCCACAGCCCGCTGAAGGCGGCGGTGTACCTGTTCCGCGCCGGTTTCGCGCTGCTGCTGGCCCTGATCCGGAAGTGGGACGTGTCCGTGCGGACCACGCAGCTCGCCTCCGTCGCACAGAAGGACGCAGTGGCATGA
- a CDS encoding DUF2304 domain-containing protein: MIGLLTSYVIGIIGSLIVLGLIVELLRRRQLSEKYAVLWLVIGVIILVLTFIGRGNLRDLANVLGFTLASNLLFFLAILFLLGVTLHLSWEVSRSEDESRKLAEDLAILRLEVEQLRNEVHGKKVD; this comes from the coding sequence ATGATCGGCCTCCTGACCTCGTACGTCATCGGCATCATCGGCAGCCTCATCGTGCTGGGGCTGATCGTGGAGCTGCTGCGCCGCCGCCAGCTGTCCGAGAAGTACGCGGTGCTGTGGCTGGTCATCGGTGTGATCATCCTGGTGCTGACCTTCATCGGCCGGGGGAACCTCAGGGACCTCGCCAACGTGCTCGGCTTCACGCTGGCCTCCAACCTGCTGTTCTTCCTGGCCATCCTGTTCCTGCTCGGCGTGACCCTGCACCTGTCGTGGGAGGTGTCCCGGTCCGAGGACGAGAGCCGCAAGCTGGCCGAGGACCTGGCCATCCTGCGCCTCGAGGTGGAGCAGCTGCGCAACGAGGTCCACGGCAAGAAGGTGGACTGA